In one Notolabrus celidotus isolate fNotCel1 chromosome 1, fNotCel1.pri, whole genome shotgun sequence genomic region, the following are encoded:
- the LOC117812364 gene encoding LOW QUALITY PROTEIN: green-sensitive opsin-like (The sequence of the model RefSeq protein was modified relative to this genomic sequence to represent the inferred CDS: inserted 2 bases in 1 codon) — MSWDGGITPNGTEGQNFYIPMSNRTGIVRNPFEYTQYYMVDPITYKILAFYMFFLICTGTPINGLTLXQNKKLQTPLNYILVNLAVAGLIMCAFGFTITMTSALNGYFILGPRFCAMEGFMATLGGEISLWSLVVLAVERYIVVCKPMGSFKFSGTHAAAGVVFTWIMAFSCAGPPLFGWSRYLPEGMQCSCGPDYYTLAPGYNNESFVIYMYIVHFFIPVTVIFFSYGSLVLTVKAAAAQQQESESTQKAEREVTRMCVLMVFGYLVAWMPYTTFAAWIFLNKGASFSPLTAALPAFLAKSSALYNPIIYVVFNKQFRTCMMSAIGMGGAVDDESSVSASKTEVSSVSQG; from the exons ATGTCATGGGACGGAGGAATCACGCCCAATGGCACAGAAGGACAGAACTTCTACATCCCTATGTCCAACAGGACTGGGATCGTTAGAAATCCTTTTGAGTACACCCAGTATTATATGGTAGATCCAATAACCTACAAGATTCTGGCTTTCTACATGTTCTTCCTGATCTGCACTGGAACTCCCATCAACGGTCTGACATT CCAGAACAAGAAGCTCCAGACACCTCTCAACTACATCCTGGTGAACCTGGCAGTGGCTGGGCTCATCATGTGCGCATTCGGTTTCACCATCACTATGACATCTGCCCTCAATGGATACTTCATTCTTGGACCAAGATTCTGTGCCATGGAGGGATTCATGGCTACACTGGGAg GTGAAATTTCTCTCTGGTCACTGGTAGTGCTGGCTGTTGAGAGATACATTGTTGTCTGCAAACCCATGGGAAGCTTTAAGTTCAGTGGAACtcatgcagcagctggagttgTTTTCACCTGGATTATGGCCTTCTCATGCGCTGGACCCCCATTGTTTGGCTGGTCCAG GTACCTCCCTGAAGGCATGCAGTGCTCCTGTGGACCAGACTACTACACTCTAGCTCCAGGTTACAACAATGAATCATTTGTCATCTACATGTACATAGTTCACTTCTTCATCCCTGTGACCGTAATTTTCTTCTCATATGGAAGCCTTGTGCTGACTGTCAAAGCT GCTGCAGCTCAGCAGCAGGAGTCAGAATCTACCCAGAAGGCTGAGAGGGAAGTCACACGTATGTGCGTCCTGATGGTCTTTGGCTACCTGGTAGCTTGGATGCCATATACAACCTTCGCTGCTTGGATCTTCCTCAATAAGGGCGCTTCTTTCTCACCCTTGACAGCAGCTCTCCCTGCCTTCCTTGCAAAGAGCTCAGCCTTGTACAACCCTATCATCTATGTGGTGTTTAACAAACag ttCCGTACCTGCATGATGAGTGCCATTGGCATGGGTGGCGCAGTTGATGATGAGAGCTCAGTATCTGCCAGCAAGACAGAAGTCTCCTCTGTATCTCAAGGATAA
- the LOC117810411 gene encoding green-sensitive opsin-like has product MAWEGGLEPNGTEGKNFYIPMSNRTGIVRSPFEYTQYYLADPIMFKLLALYMFFLICTGTPINGLTLLVTAQNKKLRQPLNYILVNLAVAGLIMCAFGFTITITSAMNGYFILGATFCAIEGFMATLGGEVALWSLVVLAVERYIVVCKPMGSFKFTGTHAAAGVIFTWIMALACAAPPLVGWSRYLPEGMQCSCGPDYYTLAPGFNNESYVTYMFVVHFFVPVATITFTYGSLVLTVKAAAAQQQDSESTQKAEREVTRMCVLMVFGFLVAWVPYASFAGWIFLNKGASFSALTAAIPAFFAKSSALYNPIIYVLFNKQFRNCMLSTIGMGGMVEDETSVSASKTEVSTAS; this is encoded by the exons ATGGCATGGGAAGGAGGATTGGAGCCTAATGGCACAGAAGGAAAGAACTTCTACATCCCTATGTCCAACAGGACTGGGATCGTTAGAAGTCCTTTTGAGTACACCCAGTACTACTTGGCGGATCCCATCATGTTTAAGCTTCTGGCGCTCTACATGTTCTTCCTGATCTGCACTGGAACCCCCATCAACGGACTCACATTGTTAGTAACAGCTCAAAACAAGAAGTTACGACAACCTTTGAACTACATTCTAGTTAACCTGGCTGTGGCTGGGCTCATCATGTGCGCTTTTGGattcaccatcaccatcacatcTGCCATGAATGGATATTTCATTCTTGGGGCCACTTTCTGCGCCATTGAGGGCTTCATGGCTACACTGGGAg GTGAAGTTGCTCTCTGGTCACTTGTCGTCCTGGCTGTCGAGAGATACATTGTTGTCTGCAAACCCATGGGAAGCTTCAAATTCACTGGAACtcatgcagcagctggagttATTTTCACCTGGATCATGGCTTTGGCTTGTGCTGCCCCCCCTCTTGTTGGCTGGTCAAG GTACCTTCCTGAGGGCATGCAGTGCTCCTGTGGACCAGATTACTACACTCTAGCTCCAGGCTTCAACAATGAATCATATGTCACGTACATGTTTGTGGTTCACTTCTTTGTCCCTGTGGCCACCATTACCTTCACATATGGAAGCCTAGTGCTGACTGTCAAAGCT GCTGCAGCTCAGCAGCAAGACTCTGAATCTACCCAGAAGGCTGAGAGGGAAGTCACACGTATGTGCGTCCTGATGGTCTTTGGCTTCCTGGTAGCTTGGGTACCATATGCATCCTTCGCTGGTTGGATCTTCCTCAACAAGGGCGCTTCTTTCTCAGCCTTGACAGCAGCTATCCCTGCCTTCTTTGCAAAGAGCTCAGCCTTGTACAACCCTATCATTTATGTGCTGTTTAACAAACAG ttCCGTAACTGCATGTTGAGCACTATTGGAATGGGTGGCATGGTGGAGGATGAGACCTCAGTATCTGCCAGCAAGACAGAAGTGTCTACTGCTTCTTAA